The Rhododendron vialii isolate Sample 1 chromosome 6a, ASM3025357v1 genome includes a window with the following:
- the LOC131329713 gene encoding scarecrow-like protein 18 — translation MLGSFGSPQEEDQEGPSSSETHHYPHLHHHHQQIQPPTPPPPRGFATSSIHARQLLISIADLIQRSDFAAAHRLTAILSSNSASPYGDSTERLVHQFTQSLSLRLSATYPPNPFLSHPNIPNPITAPPLPPNNLIDIEPDQNLLHSAYLILNQVTPFIRFGHLTANQAILEAVDGTPSVHIIDFDIMHGFQWPLLMQSLAERYPPPTVRITGTGTNLELLRRTGDHLSKFAHSLGLRFQFHPLLLHCNQSDPVTALVAAQIPILPDETLAVNCVLYLHQLLSDRERIGLFLRRIKGMNPRVVTVVEREANHNHPVFLNRVVEAVEHYAAVFESLEATLPPSSKERMDLEVVWFGREIRDIVVGEGSNRRERHEKFPAWEMLLRSSGFSNVDLSHFALSQAKLLLRLHYPSEGYQLRNLGDCFVLGWQNRPLFSVSSWR, via the coding sequence atgttgggTTCATTTGGTTCACCCCAAGAGGAAGATCAAGAAGGCCCATCTTCATCAGAAACCCACCACTACCCccacctacaccaccaccaccagcagaTCCAACCCCCAACACCACCGCCCCCACGTGGCTTCGCCACCTCCTCAATCCACGCGCGCCAGCTCCTCATCAGCATCGCCGACCTAATCCAACGCTCAGACTTCGCCGCCGCCCACCGCCTCACCGCCATCCTCTCCTCCAACTCCGCCTCCCCCTACGGCGACTCCACGGAACGCCTCGTCCACCAGTTCACCCAATCCCTCTCCCTCCGCCTCTCCGCCACGTATCCCCCCAATCCCTTCCTTTCCCACCCAAACATACCCAATCCCATTACTGCCCCTCCACTCCCTCCAAATAACCTCATTGACATCGAACCAGACCAAAACCTCCTCCACTCGGCCTACCTAATCCTAAACCAGGTAACCCCATTCATCAGATTCGGCCACTTAACGGCCAACCAAGCCATTCTCGAAGCCGTCGACGGAACCCCCTCCGTCCACATCATCGACTTCGACATCATGCACGGCTTCCAATGGCCGCTGTTAATGCAATCGCTAGCGGAGCGCTACCCTCCGCCGACGGTGCGCATCACCGGTACCGGCACGAACCTAGAGCTCCTCAGACGGACCGGCGACCACCTCTCCAAGTTCGCACACTCTTTAGGCCTCAGATTCCAGTTCCACCCCCTCTTACTGCACTGCAACCAGAGCGATCCTGTAACCGCCCTCGTAGCAGCACAAATCCCGATATTGCCTGATGAAACCCTAGCAGTCAACTGTGTGTTGTATTTACACCAGCTGCTCAGCGATCGAGAAAGGATTGGTCTGTTTTTAAGAAGGATCAAGGGGATGAACCCTAGAGTGGTGACGGTTGTGGAGAGAGAAGCCAACCACAACCACCCAGTTTTTCTAAACCGGGTGGTTGAGGCTGTGGAGCACTACGCGGCGGTTTTTGAGTCTTTGGAAGCGACTCTTCCACCGAGTAGCAAGGAGAGGATGGATTTGGAAGTCGTCTGGTTTGGGAGGGAGATTAGGGATATCGTGGTGGGGGAGGGAAGTAATCGGAGAGAGCGGCACGAGAAGTTTCCGGCGTGGGAAATGCTGCTGAGAAGTTCGGGGTTTTCTAATGTTGACCTCAGCCATTTTGCGCTGTCTCAAGCGAAGCTCCTTCTGAGACTCCATTATCCTTCAGAAGGGTACCAGCTTCGGAATCTCGGTGATTGTTTCGTCTTAGGGTGGCAGAATCGACCCCTTTTCTCTGTTTCTTCTTGGCGCTAA